Proteins encoded in a region of the bacterium genome:
- a CDS encoding uracil-DNA glycosylase, whose product MNKGKEFAELISITRKFLEQERNRGIKEFMQHWEEKKAESGTLDDLARRIKDCQKCKLGRTRTNLVFGVGNSKAELMFVGEGPGFDEDRLGIPFIGRAGQLLTKIIESIKLTREEVYISNIVKCHPMKDPTHPEMRGNDRPPTQDEVAQCLPILFKQIGIIEPKIICTLGSPATKALLNLTEGIGKLRGKFYDFCPPYGKFGEPIKVIPTYHPAYLLRDPTRKREVWEDMKEIKKAMTSISPH is encoded by the coding sequence TTGAATAAAGGCAAAGAATTTGCTGAGTTAATTTCAATAACCAGGAAGTTTCTGGAACAAGAAAGAAATAGGGGAATAAAAGAGTTTATGCAACATTGGGAAGAAAAGAAAGCTGAATCAGGAACCTTGGATGATCTGGCAAGGCGCATAAAGGATTGTCAGAAGTGTAAGTTGGGAAGAACGAGGACAAATTTGGTGTTTGGAGTGGGGAACTCCAAGGCTGAACTAATGTTTGTTGGTGAGGGGCCCGGTTTCGATGAGGATCGATTGGGAATTCCCTTTATAGGGAGAGCAGGACAGCTTTTAACTAAAATAATTGAATCGATTAAACTGACAAGAGAGGAAGTATACATTTCCAATATTGTGAAATGTCATCCCATGAAAGATCCCACCCACCCAGAAATGAGAGGTAACGACCGACCGCCAACTCAAGATGAGGTAGCTCAGTGCCTTCCAATTTTGTTTAAGCAGATTGGAATTATCGAGCCTAAAATCATCTGTACTTTGGGTTCACCGGCTACCAAGGCGCTGTTGAACTTAACTGAAGGCATCGGAAAACTTCGTGGTAAGTTCTACGATTTTTGTCCGCCTTATGGAAAGTTTGGAGAGCCTATAAAGGTTATTCCCACTTACCATCCAGCATATCTTTTGAGAGACCCGACGAGAAAACGGGAAGTGTGGGAAGACATGAAAGAGATAAAGAAGGCGATGACCTCTATTTCTCCACATTGA